DNA sequence from the Urocitellus parryii isolate mUroPar1 chromosome 12, mUroPar1.hap1, whole genome shotgun sequence genome:
GAgggagattaaagaaaaaaagtaaaagaaaagaagaaccagGCGTCCAATCTTTGCTTTCTGAGAGAAAAGGCTATTTTAATGAGGACTAACTTTAAGGCCTTAAATTCCCACACATGATTCACACTGTGACTCTCCAGACAGGAAAGGGGTCATCAATCCGCTCACGGAGTCTGAAAGGATTCTAACAAGACACAGCAGAAACCTCATAGAAAAATGACTCAAGGTTACATCCTTGGCATGTCTGTCGAGGGTGAAGGGCCGAGCCTCGATTCCCGTCCACGATCCCGGCCCCAGCAGGCTGCGCACACCCGTCCCGGTGGCCAAGCCTCGGGGTCACACGCGGCCCTGGTGCCCCTTGCCCCTGGAACTGCAGCAAGGATCAGGTTTggcacatattttaaatatcattttgctTTCACATTCACAAATCCAGGAAGCAGTTTTGAGAAAAGGggggctgaggctgcctttgagaAAAGCCTGGGTCACCCCTCCGGGCTGGGCTCCCGGGTTCCACGTGGCCCTCGTGGTGGCTGTGACGTGCTCCTCGTGGGGGCTCTCTCTGTGCCTGGGCGTTGGATTTTATTGCTGGTGAACTTGATGACCTCACTTCTGGCCAGTCAGTCCAGGATGGTGGCATCAGCAGACCTGGGTCTGGTGTGAATTCTGTTTGGCTTCCTCCAGACTAAAACTGTTGAGTCTGTTCCCCGCTCTGGGGAGGGTGAGGCCCTGGGAGAGCCGGGCGGAGATGCCCCTGTTGCCCACCCAGATGGGACACGTGTCAGTCAGGCGGCATGGAGGTCCCCAAATCAGTCCCCAGCCTGGCCTGCTCCTCCTTTCCTGTGCCACATTCCTTTCAAGCCCCCCTGCCCCCAAGGTGTCCCCTTTCCTGGGTGGTGGGAACCTCCCCTCCAATCACTTTTCCTCTGGTGCTAGATGAGAAGGGCGACTGGCAGGCAGCGGTCCAGACACACAGGCCTGCCTTGCACAGGTATGGGTTCTGAAAGACGGACCGTGGGCCTGCTCCGGGGTCATCACTGAATGTCACAGGGACTCAGCGGTCCCACAAAGGACCCTCTGTTACAGCAACACCAAGGTGAAGACCAGAGGTGTCATCTTATGACTCAGATTTGATCCTGCCCGGCCTGGGCAGCTTCTGCAGCACCTCAGCTTCTCCACCCCTCCTGAAAGTGCCAGGTACCATTTTTGCAATCCACTGATGACAGGCGAGACCACCCTGGTGTCCGGGAGGGCCTCGGCCGTGCCTGCCAACTCAACAACTGAGGGCGATGGCTTCTCATGCTGTCACACCTCCTCCTGCAGGTCTCCACTCCTCTCCGAGGTGAGGCCAGCGGCTCCCTGATAACAGGTGGGGGAGAGGCCCTCGGGATCAGGGGAGGCCTTGGGAGTCTAAAGGAGAGGTGTTGTCGTGGAGAAAGTGTCCTTTCTGTGCTCAGACCTCTACTTGGTCAGCCCCCCGTCTAACAGAGATATCTGGATTCACGGGTCCTAAACATTAGTTTAGCAAAAAATCTGGTTTCTGGTACCCAAAGAGCTTAAAGTCTCCTTCGAAACGTGCATACAGGCGCCGGATGTCTCGTTTGCTGATGCCCAGAAAGTAGCGCTCCACCTTGGTCCTGTTATACACGGTGATGCCCGGTGGGATGGTGGGGTAGGACACCAGGTGGTCGATGCCGGCCTCCCTCAGGATGTACGGGGCGTCCTCCTCCAGGGTCTCGTGGTGCCCAATCACACTGTACTTTATCTCACAAGGTGCACAGAGCTCAACGTACGTCACCCAGTGAATGATGTGATCCCCAAACTGAAGGTCCAGCCATCTGTGGTTCGGATCACCCAGATAGCGCACAAAATCTTCAAACTGGATCCCCCGGGTCTCTGTCCGGTTCTTTCTGTATTTCCTGATGATGCCAGGGGCGATCTCGTGCCGGTACCAAGGCTCAAAACGGGGATTGTGAACAAACTTGTCCTTAAAAGCAGAAATGAGTCTCTCGAAGGGATCTCTTACAATAAAAAACTTGAAGTACGTTTTCaatctaagaaaaacaaaatgaaaacaggaagtTAACTGCGTGCTCCTGGAGCCCATGgctgagggggtggggagagccaAGAGCAGATGGGGCAGCTCCCACAGAGAGCTGAACTCTCACCAGGCCAAGCCCGGCCCGAATGCATCCCCTGCATCTCTTCCTTAATCCACTGCGAGATTTTGTGCGTTGATCCTATTCTCAACCCATTTTTACAGacgaggaaacagaggctcagaaaaGCCGCCAGGACTCGTTCCTGGGAGTCTGGGAAAACTCTATTTCTTCAACGCGTTATTTTAATGAATTCCAAGAAACTTTAACAATTTTGTTGTTGGACAGAAAACTGTCAAGGCAGGAACTCTGAGTGAGCCAGGGATAACCGACCGGCCTGTCCTTCAGGATGCAATTCAACATTGTCAGGGGAGAGAAAATCAGAGCGAAGCCGgggtgggagaaaaggcacactccaGCCTGGGTGGGCCGCTGCTGGCAGCTGCCCTGAGGCCTGGGGCGGTGGCGAGCATGACAGCAATCCTGCATCAAGGTGGACACTGCGCGAATGGAGTGCCTACTACATACAGAGACTGCCTGCCCCAGTTGGCCTGCCTTGACTTGCTGAGTCTCCCCCAAAGGCCCCGGGGGCGGGGGGGAGTGCTCAGGAGGTAACAGGTGGGTTTGCACCCAGAAGGACTTCTGTACTCCATCAGCCAGAGCCAGAAACAATGAAGGGAAGTGGCCAAGCCAgggaggccagagcccagccccaggcctgacCTTTAGTGCTGCTCAGCTTTCCGGGCCCTTTAAACCTAGTTGTCCAGGGCCACTTCAAGCTGATGGGAGACCTGTTCCATTCATTGACTCCATTCTCGCCCAAATCAGGaagcacgcccccccccccccacacacacacacagcctgtgtGGATCCAGGTTCCCGGGGGAAGCTCCCGTGACACAGGCACAATGCTTTCGGAGGGGGAAATGAGGGTTCCGACAACCTGAGTCCCCTTCTCATGAAGAGAACCCACAAAACTTCACAAAACCAAAGCACCACAAAAGTGACCCCTCCTCTGTTAATAAGGTGATGTGAACTGTAGGGGCCTGTCTGATGGCGAGGCTGGAAAAGGTGGGGCTGAGAGTGTCGGCACATGGTCGTCACGCAGGGGCAGACTGAAGCCCGGCTGCTGGTCCCAGCACAGCCTGCACCCTGTGGTCCCCGTGGTCCCCGGGGTGTGATCTGGAATTCGCAGCGAGTGCGACCTGAGCTGGATTCTAGCCGACTTTCTTCACGggctcccagcccccaccccaccccgctcTCACCGCTTCTCAATTCCCACTTTGCTGAAGGAGGAGAGTCGAGGGAGGCCGTTCTTCTCATGGTCGTGAACGACGTTTTCGGGAATCTCTTCGATGGAAGGGAACGCTCCTAGGAGATGAGAGAAGGCGTGTCGGTGGCCTCAAGATGACCCTCTTCACCTCAGGGCTCCACATTCCCCGGGGCACACAGGGCAAACCCACCCCCAGTAGCCACGCTGATGTCCTTGAACTCCCATTGCTTccaagggcaggaagggagagggaacgAGAGCGCCGGGTTAGGCACACACCAACCCGGGCAGAGAGGGTtctggggaggagagggcaggggacagggcagaCGTAGGACAGTGTCCACCCCTGGCAAACCTTCCATTAAACAAAGCTTGGGGTATGTAGACAGAATTCCTAAAACCAGTGATACTTTACTCTAAGACCTGGGAGAATCGCCAGGGGGCAGGCGGGGGAACCGTGGTGCCCACCTCTGCCCACATGGTCCTCATCCTGCCCGGCAGGCTGTACTCTGGCAGCACCACACCCCAGACCTAGGTGGTTCCTAGACAACCTCAGGGCATCCCAGAACAGCACCAAAGGCGATTGGTGCTGGAAAAATCTGGCTGAAGTTCccggcagggcacagtggtgcacatctgtaatcccagcagctcaagaggctgtggcaggaggattgtgagttcaaagccagcctcagcaacagcgaggtgttgagcaa
Encoded proteins:
- the Chst10 gene encoding carbohydrate sulfotransferase 10, with translation MKSTHPQGSSHTVAGRVLESLAADNMHQQWLLLAACFWVIFMFMVASKFITLTFKDPDGYSAKQEFLFLTTVPEAGKSREEKPFAEDPKPTGRMPPAAPLVYMERLELIRNVCQDEALRNLSHTAVSKFVLDRIFVCDKHKILFCQTPKVGNTQWKKVLIVLNGAFPSIEEIPENVVHDHEKNGLPRLSSFSKVGIEKRLKTYFKFFIVRDPFERLISAFKDKFVHNPRFEPWYRHEIAPGIIRKYRKNRTETRGIQFEDFVRYLGDPNHRWLDLQFGDHIIHWVTYVELCAPCEIKYSVIGHHETLEEDAPYILREAGIDHLVSYPTIPPGITVYNRTKVERYFLGISKRDIRRLYARFEGDFKLFGYQKPDFLLN